In Aerococcus loyolae, a genomic segment contains:
- a CDS encoding sulfite exporter TauE/SafE family protein, with amino-acid sequence MIIILIANTIGSISGMGGGVIIKPMLDFINIHSPKEISFFSSLAVFTMSIISTRTQIKNNNSFSWNMIFKIAIGSILGGILGQYTYTYLLIMTNNENYITIIQVILTIISLLFSYLHSMNIWENFKLHNTISYLLCGLLLGFLASFLGIGGGPINVSLLMLMFNFPIKRATTYSICIIFFSQLSKLVTFFITSSLIDIDISMIPFIIFAALIGGKLGAVISNKISENKIKYLFKIIILFVIFINIYNAYQILS; translated from the coding sequence ATGATAATTATTCTAATCGCTAATACTATTGGTTCTATATCTGGAATGGGGGGAGGTGTTATCATAAAACCAATGCTTGATTTTATTAATATTCATAGTCCTAAAGAAATTTCTTTTTTTTCAAGCTTAGCTGTCTTCACTATGTCAATAATTTCTACAAGAACACAAATTAAAAATAATAACTCTTTTTCGTGGAATATGATATTTAAAATAGCCATTGGTTCTATTTTAGGTGGAATATTAGGGCAATATACATATACTTATTTATTAATAATGACAAACAATGAAAATTATATAACAATAATACAAGTTATATTAACAATTATTTCATTATTATTTTCTTACTTGCATTCCATGAATATATGGGAAAATTTCAAATTACATAATACAATATCATATTTACTTTGTGGACTTTTATTAGGGTTCTTAGCTAGCTTTTTAGGAATCGGTGGCGGTCCAATTAATGTTTCATTACTTATGCTGATGTTTAATTTTCCAATTAAGCGAGCTACAACTTATTCGATATGCATTATCTTCTTCTCGCAATTATCTAAATTAGTCACATTTTTTATTACATCTAGTTTAATAGATATTGATATTTCAATGATTCCCTTTATCATTTTTGCAGCACTAATAGGTGGGAAATTAGGTGCAGTTATATCTAATAAAATATCTGAAAATAAGATAAAATATTTATTTAAAATTATTATACTTTTTGTTATATTTATAAATATTTATAATGCTTATCAAATATTATCATAA
- a CDS encoding phosphoheptose isomerase family protein, translating into MSARRVSIYGIGTSSSVALDFVSRLIRIGIPASYYSDIHLQQLAVLSYTEIEGMNNETKLLKRTGYVYQRFDHLRTRILLISRLVCNQFDPRLITFSEE; encoded by the coding sequence GTGTCAGCCAGACGTGTGAGTATTTATGGGATCGGAACCTCTTCTAGTGTTGCCTTAGACTTTGTCAGTCGCCTGATTCGTATTGGTATACCTGCTAGTTATTATTCAGACATTCATCTACAGCAATTGGCCGTTCTTTCATATACAGAAATAGAAGGAATGAATAACGAAACAAAACTCCTTAAGCGAACAGGTTATGTCTATCAACGTTTTGACCATTTACGCACAAGAATACTTCTGATTTCTCGATTAGTATGTAATCAATTTGACCCACGACTAATCACCTTTTCAGAAGAGTAA
- a CDS encoding sugar-binding transcriptional regulator: MNSKKDLIRVAKSYYYHNLTQEEIADQEGISRIKVSRMLKKARDMGIITVVVNDTPNYEHVERIIKERFQLKNVMVTDIHNHDVRASLAQMAGNYLNTILAENDIIAVGWGQTLQELTKHCYGNLNKKALFTPLIGGHGDKNFNRHSNSIANQLAENYLAKSATILAPAFAQSQVAADMYMHDPNVLATIDKTSQANLAIFSIGNPNDEENNIISTGYLSEKETALIKESDTASDIASIIFLNQEGNEILQELEERRISVSQKAFAQIDRKICIAGGRKKHISILSAIKSQYIDELITDIDTARFLCENI, encoded by the coding sequence ATGAACAGTAAAAAAGACCTTATCCGCGTTGCCAAATCATACTACTACCACAATCTCACCCAGGAAGAGATTGCTGACCAAGAAGGCATTTCCCGGATTAAAGTTTCTCGTATGCTCAAGAAAGCCCGTGACATGGGCATTATTACCGTCGTCGTCAATGACACGCCTAACTACGAGCACGTGGAGCGCATCATTAAAGAAAGATTCCAACTCAAAAACGTCATGGTTACCGATATCCATAACCATGACGTTCGCGCCTCTTTGGCCCAAATGGCGGGCAATTATTTAAATACCATTCTAGCAGAAAATGACATCATCGCTGTCGGTTGGGGGCAAACCCTCCAAGAATTAACCAAGCACTGCTATGGCAACCTCAATAAAAAAGCCCTCTTTACCCCCCTAATTGGTGGCCACGGGGATAAAAACTTCAACCGTCACTCTAATTCCATTGCTAACCAGTTGGCCGAGAACTACCTAGCCAAATCAGCCACAATCCTAGCCCCTGCCTTTGCCCAAAGTCAGGTCGCTGCGGATATGTATATGCATGACCCCAACGTCCTAGCGACCATCGATAAGACTAGCCAGGCTAACCTCGCCATTTTCAGTATTGGTAACCCTAACGACGAAGAAAATAACATCATCTCCACAGGTTACCTGTCTGAAAAAGAAACTGCCCTCATCAAGGAAAGTGATACTGCTAGCGATATTGCCTCGATTATCTTTCTGAACCAAGAAGGGAATGAAATCCTTCAAGAATTAGAGGAACGTCGGATTAGTGTCTCTCAAAAAGCTTTCGCTCAAATTGACCGTAAAATTTGTATCGCAGGCGGGAGAAAGAAACATATCAGTATCCTCTCTGCCATCAAGAGTCAGTATATTGATGAATTAATTACCGACATTGATACCGCACGCTTTCTGTGTGAAAACATTTAG
- a CDS encoding SDR family NAD(P)-dependent oxidoreductase, whose amino-acid sequence MFDLSNRVAVVTGGGTGIGKQFATALASQGAKVAILSRRQEVLDEAAKEIEKKTGAEIFPISTDVTDPESIKESHQAILDKFGKVDILVNNAGGGNNAPLTEITDEAWHKTFNLDVDGMMYMTREFGAKMVDNGYGRIINVASILGFGGLPELPIIDYAAAKGAVVNFTRAAATEWATTGVTVNAIAPGFFASEANDAEAMEAMSDFIEVRTPMKRPGKPGELASAVVFLAADESTYVTGQIVGVDGGWTAI is encoded by the coding sequence ATGTTTGATTTATCGAATCGTGTGGCTGTAGTAACTGGTGGCGGGACCGGAATTGGTAAGCAATTTGCGACAGCTCTAGCTAGTCAAGGGGCTAAGGTAGCGATCCTATCCCGGCGGCAAGAAGTGCTTGATGAAGCAGCCAAAGAGATTGAAAAGAAAACGGGTGCAGAAATTTTCCCCATTTCGACGGATGTGACCGATCCTGAATCGATTAAGGAGAGCCACCAAGCGATTTTAGATAAGTTTGGTAAGGTGGATATCTTAGTCAATAATGCGGGTGGAGGAAATAATGCCCCACTAACGGAAATTACCGATGAAGCTTGGCACAAGACCTTCAACCTTGACGTGGACGGAATGATGTACATGACCCGTGAATTTGGGGCCAAGATGGTTGATAATGGCTATGGCCGGATAATCAATGTGGCATCGATCCTTGGTTTCGGAGGTTTGCCAGAGTTACCAATTATTGACTACGCTGCTGCTAAGGGTGCGGTGGTTAACTTTACCCGGGCAGCGGCAACAGAGTGGGCAACCACTGGTGTGACCGTTAATGCGATCGCCCCCGGTTTCTTCGCGTCTGAAGCTAACGACGCCGAAGCTATGGAAGCGATGAGTGACTTTATTGAAGTTAGAACCCCGATGAAACGCCCAGGTAAGCCTGGCGAATTAGCCAGTGCCGTGGTTTTCTTAGCTGCCGACGAGTCCACTTATGTGACCGGTCAAATTGTGGGTGTTGATGGTGGCTGGACTGCGATTTAG
- a CDS encoding CHAP domain-containing protein, with the protein MLTAQQVLKTAQKYLGMTMGSKAHRDMVDRYNRVLPRPVGYVAKYSDDWCDIFVTAVADEAGATALIGRECGVQRHIHVFAGLGIWLGRVYPQPGDIVCFDWDGGGFADHIGFVETVTGSTMTTIEGNASRRVARNRFVWNDWRIKGYARPKYGRLLSRAEKTVDQLAREVLARQWGNGAERVRRLQAAGYDYQLVQDQVNRLVAQRAKDGKGAEVVAVGSTVRVDDQATHWQTGQSIADWVKGQVFAVMERKQINHPQSDWAYLLSNRGIPIGWILAQDVRA; encoded by the coding sequence ATGCTTACCGCACAGCAAGTGCTTAAAACTGCTCAAAAGTACCTGGGCATGACCATGGGGTCCAAGGCCCATCGCGACATGGTGGACCGCTATAATCGCGTTCTGCCACGACCGGTGGGTTATGTCGCTAAATATAGTGATGACTGGTGTGACATTTTTGTGACTGCCGTGGCTGATGAAGCGGGAGCTACGGCTTTGATTGGTCGGGAGTGCGGAGTTCAACGCCATATCCATGTCTTTGCTGGTTTGGGGATTTGGCTGGGGCGTGTTTATCCTCAGCCGGGAGATATTGTGTGCTTTGACTGGGATGGGGGTGGCTTTGCGGACCATATTGGTTTTGTAGAAACTGTTACCGGCTCGACGATGACCACGATTGAGGGCAATGCCAGTCGCCGGGTGGCTAGGAACCGTTTTGTTTGGAATGATTGGCGGATCAAGGGCTATGCCCGGCCTAAGTACGGTCGCCTGCTCAGCCGTGCCGAGAAGACGGTGGACCAGTTGGCTCGTGAAGTTTTAGCGCGTCAGTGGGGCAATGGGGCTGAACGGGTCCGACGTTTGCAGGCGGCGGGCTATGACTACCAGCTGGTTCAAGACCAGGTCAACCGCTTAGTGGCTCAGCGTGCTAAGGATGGAAAGGGCGCTGAAGTGGTAGCCGTAGGGAGCACGGTTCGGGTCGATGATCAGGCCACTCACTGGCAAACGGGGCAAAGTATTGCTGACTGGGTCAAGGGCCAGGTCTTTGCCGTGATGGAGCGCAAGCAGATCAATCACCCGCAAAGTGACTGGGCTTATTTATTAAGTAACCGCGGGATTCCCATTGGTTGGATTTTAGCACAGGATGTTAGGGCGTAG
- a CDS encoding phage holin, producing MKWLALVFMPALSVLVKGLGEAYGLVGTDLAVVTLNLLAVFLGSILQLSSEDYHKGGGGHAYRTASA from the coding sequence TTGAAGTGGCTAGCCTTGGTCTTTATGCCGGCCTTGAGCGTCTTAGTGAAGGGACTGGGGGAAGCTTATGGTTTGGTAGGGACCGATCTGGCGGTAGTGACTTTGAATTTGTTGGCGGTTTTTCTAGGGTCCATCTTGCAATTGTCGAGTGAGGACTACCACAAGGGAGGTGGCGGCCATGCTTACCGCACAGCAAGTGCTTAA
- a CDS encoding DUF2922 domain-containing protein: MPSQENFNLELLFKTEEGKSKKVTIKEPKEDVSAEVAQAALAAIVDANIFLNEDGFDPYAVATGARYVRRTVTDIYQVEA, translated from the coding sequence ATGCCAAGCCAAGAAAATTTCAATTTAGAGCTTTTGTTCAAGACCGAAGAAGGCAAATCTAAGAAAGTTACCATTAAAGAACCCAAAGAAGATGTGTCGGCTGAAGTGGCTCAAGCAGCCTTAGCAGCGATTGTTGATGCCAATATCTTCTTGAATGAAGACGGTTTTGATCCCTATGCAGTGGCAACTGGTGCCCGTTATGTACGCCGGACAGTGACAGATATTTACCAAGTCGAAGCCTAA
- a CDS encoding DUF1659 domain-containing protein codes for MQEFIDNKLVVKVTNFETDKEMKTTFNDLVEKPDLAAIYAVRDAVASLTKDPVTEVETVCRHVYV; via the coding sequence ATGCAAGAATTTATCGATAACAAGTTAGTGGTTAAGGTGACCAATTTTGAAACGGATAAGGAAATGAAGACCACCTTTAATGATCTAGTGGAAAAGCCTGACCTGGCAGCGATTTATGCTGTGCGCGATGCGGTGGCTAGTTTGACCAAGGATCCGGTAACGGAAGTGGAAACCGTTTGCCGTCATGTCTATGTCTAA
- a CDS encoding sigma-70 family RNA polymerase sigma factor yields the protein MLLDKLYADRLLREFEALIHKTLADLNIRKCHGDYQDYAQELRLKLLDVAERFEGKPLGQDRYRFVAYAGRYLRWSLLDLLRQTERLPQLTLSEHQDLLADSTSSQGEACEAGAVDFLQAAQASLSERDYQLTLALAEPDLSITDIARSFGVARKTIYAWKKRLAQRLQPLKGLLED from the coding sequence ATGTTACTTGATAAGTTATATGCCGACCGCTTGTTGCGTGAATTTGAAGCCTTGATCCACAAGACCCTGGCGGACTTAAATATTAGAAAGTGCCACGGCGACTACCAGGACTATGCCCAAGAATTACGACTCAAACTCTTGGATGTGGCTGAACGCTTCGAGGGTAAGCCTCTGGGCCAAGACCGCTACCGTTTTGTCGCTTATGCTGGCCGTTACTTGCGCTGGTCTTTACTGGACCTCTTGCGTCAGACAGAGCGCTTGCCTCAGCTGACCTTATCCGAACATCAAGATTTACTGGCAGATTCCACTTCTTCACAAGGAGAAGCATGTGAAGCGGGGGCAGTGGACTTCCTCCAGGCCGCCCAAGCCAGCTTATCAGAGCGTGACTACCAGCTGACCCTGGCCTTGGCAGAGCCGGATTTATCGATCACTGATATCGCTCGTTCCTTTGGCGTAGCCCGAAAAACCATCTACGCCTGGAAAAAACGTCTGGCTCAGCGCCTCCAGCCCTTGAAGGGATTACTAGAAGATTAA
- a CDS encoding helix-turn-helix domain-containing protein, which produces MTMLTLAQRLKSAREAAGLTIEAVSEKIGKSVSTVWRYEQGKSEVNQDTLTKLANLYGVSELHLRGFSDMKSADVIEVPVYKKYKKGKLKAAKKKHFFELASMGLPNEEIFAVKINNPAIQSPLSKKDYALVDPLADIKTGDILCLADKVSGQLQFARYQFYQDLPLYLPLGDKSQVKDSEAFEVLGKVFAHLGRV; this is translated from the coding sequence ATGACCATGCTTACACTCGCCCAACGCCTCAAATCAGCGCGGGAGGCGGCCGGACTGACTATCGAAGCCGTCAGCGAAAAAATTGGTAAGTCGGTATCCACCGTCTGGCGCTACGAACAGGGCAAGTCGGAAGTCAACCAAGACACCTTGACCAAGTTAGCCAATCTCTACGGGGTTTCCGAACTCCACTTACGGGGCTTTTCGGACATGAAGAGCGCCGACGTCATTGAAGTCCCCGTCTATAAGAAATACAAAAAAGGCAAGCTCAAAGCCGCTAAGAAAAAGCACTTCTTTGAACTCGCCAGTATGGGACTCCCCAATGAGGAAATCTTTGCGGTGAAAATTAACAATCCCGCCATCCAGTCCCCCCTCAGTAAAAAGGACTACGCCCTAGTTGACCCCTTGGCCGATATCAAGACCGGCGATATTCTCTGTCTAGCTGATAAGGTTTCCGGCCAATTACAATTCGCCCGCTATCAATTTTATCAAGACCTTCCTCTCTACCTCCCACTAGGCGACAAAAGCCAAGTGAAGGATAGTGAAGCCTTTGAAGTTCTCGGTAAGGTCTTCGCCCACCTCGGTCGAGTATAA
- a CDS encoding TPM domain-containing protein — protein sequence MKNEKRKPKLISCSSELSLLAILLGITAMYYFTFRTYRQPDYPAVSQEYYVSDYSQRLNDFTTQHIMTEGYKLEELTQAKLAVVVLPRTENVNRSKYSQTLASQWGMTATPDNEWALLLFKTDVSYPRETSVDNPYLHLEIGGGLKDELTNPEIEAVVDQYDNDIYHNVNNYDQAAFDSFNAVAGQIYRAHQQEVPSSLTQSYEEVAQDSNHQSEINSSLMQADLKQAESKTLKNPAPLYRQLGKAFFAAVCTLLALVVTCLVAFFFATGCISLAKFIAKIFHWEED from the coding sequence ATGAAAAATGAGAAGAGAAAGCCCAAATTAATCAGTTGCTCGAGTGAGCTTTCCCTGCTGGCGATTCTCTTAGGAATTACTGCCATGTATTATTTTACCTTTCGGACTTACCGGCAACCGGATTATCCAGCGGTTAGCCAAGAATATTACGTGTCCGACTATAGCCAGCGTTTGAATGACTTCACCACCCAGCACATTATGACTGAGGGCTACAAGTTGGAGGAATTAACCCAGGCCAAGCTCGCCGTGGTTGTCCTACCCCGAACTGAAAATGTCAATCGGTCAAAGTATAGCCAGACCCTGGCCAGTCAGTGGGGAATGACGGCTACCCCTGACAATGAATGGGCCCTCCTCCTCTTTAAAACCGACGTCAGCTATCCCAGAGAAACCAGCGTGGACAACCCTTACTTGCATTTAGAAATTGGTGGAGGCTTGAAAGACGAGCTGACTAATCCAGAGATTGAGGCAGTCGTTGACCAGTATGATAATGATATTTACCACAACGTCAATAACTACGACCAGGCCGCCTTTGACAGCTTTAATGCTGTGGCCGGTCAAATCTACCGGGCCCACCAGCAGGAAGTGCCCAGTTCACTGACCCAGTCCTATGAGGAAGTGGCCCAGGACTCTAATCATCAAAGTGAAATCAATAGTTCACTGATGCAAGCCGACCTCAAGCAGGCCGAATCGAAAACCCTAAAGAATCCCGCCCCCCTTTATCGGCAGTTGGGCAAGGCTTTCTTTGCTGCTGTCTGCACCTTACTGGCCCTAGTCGTCACTTGCCTCGTTGCCTTCTTTTTTGCAACAGGATGTATTTCCTTAGCTAAATTCATCGCAAAAATCTTTCATTGGGAAGAGGACTAA
- a CDS encoding type I restriction endonuclease subunit R produces the protein MPKIFTQEQQMEERLIDLLTKRESQWTYRSDLKTADDLWGNFFQQLEANNTAKLDGVPLTSQEKLSIKSQLDFPSFYAAGEWLSGENGVAQVELHREDASLGSCQLIVINGNEIAGGSSHYEVINQFRSEKRDFLDQDGRFDVTLMINGIPMIQIELKNRSEGYKKAFNQIDRYIKTGKYHGIFSMLQMFVVSNGVDTKYIAANSKLNAKFLTGWVDEENQPVMNLEDFASSVLSIPEAHEMIANYSVLDKSSKSVILLRPYQIHAIKAIRQASYEQKGGYVWHTTGSGKTLTSYKVARNLLKIASIDKTIFIVDRRDLDQQTANAFTSYAEADFVDVDETANVNDLIKRLTAKDRSLVITTIQKLNHVMKRYQQNPDNKRLNKLRDLRLAVVVDECHRAVTPQKQFELEKFFQSSLWYGFTGTPLFAENARDAFGDLARTTEEQYGECLHKYTVQEAMHDQAVLGFQIEYKRPFDEYQLDQLVTDKFPNTNLAAIDTKEKEAQLDPAIFDHPNHMEEVVDSIINKSKNKFGFNNGVGKTYDAILTTTSIDKAIAYYKLFKEVKAGKHPRVAVNESTKRAILDFPKVAITFSLSDNEHDSQDRKEAMKEILTDYNREFGTNFSLETLNAYNQNLNNRLARKSDTYKVRSEQVDLVIVVDRLLTGFDAPCLSTLFLDRPPMKPHHLIQAFSRTNRLFDEHKKYGQIVTFQTPAIYEEAVKEALILYSNGGEDQIQAPSYEESKQELDESVKELRALVPNAESFNNYTDLAEMKRVAKAFQRFDSIYKTIEVYSDFSEDEFVAQYGFDRKEFEDYTGSYNNLIERIKDEINEEDDVDEDYSIDIEYEIESVRTEQIDYDYLVLLIDRYRESTEEQDKEKLKHEAEKTIDEFGRRKPELSEKIRDIFQAIIASPDKYKNQSTDEILANEINGYKERVLEDYAKAEFLDEDLLKYVAANYDEDREGTQIGESEMINTADFDAYKANTENPESKLQYRKKIRNGYKDLIHEKIMPYDV, from the coding sequence ATGCCAAAAATTTTTACTCAAGAGCAGCAAATGGAAGAACGCTTAATTGATTTGCTAACGAAAAGGGAATCGCAATGGACCTACCGTTCGGATTTAAAGACAGCGGACGACCTCTGGGGTAACTTCTTCCAACAGTTAGAAGCTAATAATACGGCGAAGTTAGATGGTGTCCCTTTAACTAGCCAGGAAAAGCTGTCGATTAAATCACAATTAGACTTTCCTTCTTTTTATGCAGCTGGAGAATGGCTAAGTGGTGAGAATGGGGTAGCTCAAGTTGAGCTTCATCGTGAGGACGCCTCGCTAGGTTCTTGCCAGTTAATTGTGATTAACGGGAATGAGATTGCTGGGGGTAGCTCTCATTATGAAGTGATTAATCAATTTCGCAGCGAAAAGCGTGATTTTCTTGATCAAGATGGGCGTTTTGATGTGACTTTAATGATTAATGGGATTCCTATGATTCAAATTGAACTCAAGAATCGTTCAGAAGGGTATAAAAAAGCCTTTAACCAAATTGATCGCTACATCAAAACTGGTAAGTATCATGGAATATTCTCCATGTTACAAATGTTTGTGGTGTCCAATGGTGTCGATACCAAATATATTGCTGCCAATAGTAAGCTGAATGCTAAGTTTTTAACGGGTTGGGTGGATGAAGAGAATCAACCAGTAATGAACTTAGAAGATTTTGCAAGCTCTGTGCTCTCAATCCCAGAAGCCCATGAGATGATTGCCAATTATTCCGTCTTAGACAAGTCTAGTAAGTCAGTTATTTTACTACGTCCCTATCAAATTCATGCTATTAAGGCCATTCGACAAGCGAGCTATGAACAAAAGGGGGGCTATGTTTGGCATACAACAGGGTCGGGAAAAACACTAACCTCCTATAAGGTAGCACGCAACCTGCTTAAAATCGCTTCAATTGATAAGACAATCTTCATTGTTGACCGTAGAGACCTTGACCAACAAACTGCTAATGCCTTTACCTCCTATGCTGAAGCAGATTTTGTGGATGTTGATGAAACGGCCAATGTCAATGACTTGATCAAACGTTTAACGGCTAAGGACCGTTCCTTAGTGATTACCACGATTCAAAAATTAAATCATGTGATGAAACGTTACCAGCAAAATCCTGATAATAAACGTTTAAATAAGTTAAGAGATTTAAGGTTGGCAGTCGTTGTTGACGAATGTCATCGTGCAGTGACACCACAGAAGCAATTTGAACTGGAAAAGTTTTTCCAATCTTCACTCTGGTACGGCTTTACGGGAACGCCACTTTTTGCGGAAAATGCTCGGGATGCATTTGGCGATCTTGCTCGAACAACCGAAGAGCAGTACGGGGAGTGTTTACATAAATATACCGTTCAAGAGGCCATGCATGACCAGGCTGTCTTAGGCTTTCAAATTGAGTATAAACGCCCCTTTGATGAATACCAACTCGATCAACTGGTAACGGACAAGTTTCCGAATACTAACCTTGCAGCGATTGATACGAAAGAAAAAGAAGCTCAGTTAGATCCAGCTATATTTGACCATCCCAACCATATGGAAGAGGTTGTGGATTCAATTATCAATAAATCGAAAAATAAATTTGGTTTCAATAACGGGGTTGGTAAGACCTATGATGCGATTTTAACTACAACTTCTATTGACAAAGCCATTGCTTATTACAAACTCTTTAAAGAGGTTAAAGCAGGTAAGCATCCTCGGGTTGCTGTGAATGAATCGACAAAACGAGCGATTTTAGATTTTCCTAAGGTGGCGATAACCTTCTCGCTATCTGATAATGAACACGATTCCCAAGATCGTAAAGAAGCGATGAAAGAGATTCTAACGGATTATAACCGAGAATTTGGCACGAATTTTTCTCTTGAAACCTTGAACGCTTATAACCAAAACCTTAATAATCGCTTGGCACGTAAGTCAGATACCTATAAGGTGCGTTCTGAACAAGTGGACTTGGTAATCGTTGTCGATCGTTTACTGACTGGTTTCGACGCACCGTGTCTGTCGACATTATTTTTAGATCGGCCACCTATGAAACCACATCACCTTATCCAAGCTTTCTCTCGAACTAATCGTTTGTTTGATGAGCATAAGAAATATGGGCAAATTGTCACCTTCCAAACGCCAGCGATCTATGAGGAAGCTGTCAAAGAGGCTCTTATACTTTATTCCAATGGTGGGGAAGATCAGATTCAAGCACCGAGTTATGAAGAATCTAAGCAAGAACTTGATGAATCCGTTAAAGAGTTAAGAGCACTCGTCCCCAATGCGGAGAGTTTCAATAATTATACTGATTTAGCCGAAATGAAACGAGTAGCCAAGGCCTTTCAACGCTTTGACAGTATCTACAAGACGATTGAAGTTTATAGTGACTTTAGTGAAGATGAATTTGTGGCTCAATATGGTTTTGACCGTAAAGAATTTGAAGACTATACCGGATCCTATAATAATCTTATCGAACGGATCAAAGATGAGATAAATGAAGAGGATGACGTTGATGAGGACTATTCAATCGATATCGAGTATGAGATTGAATCGGTTCGGACTGAGCAAATTGATTATGATTATCTCGTACTGCTCATTGATCGTTACCGTGAGTCGACGGAAGAACAAGACAAAGAAAAACTCAAACATGAAGCTGAGAAAACTATTGATGAATTTGGGCGCCGGAAACCTGAATTAAGTGAAAAGATCCGGGACATTTTCCAAGCCATTATTGCCAGTCCGGATAAGTATAAAAATCAGTCAACGGATGAGATTCTAGCTAATGAAATAAACGGTTACAAGGAACGTGTCTTAGAAGACTATGCCAAGGCAGAGTTTCTTGACGAAGATCTTCTTAAATATGTCGCAGCTAACTATGATGAGGACCGTGAAGGCACTCAAATAGGCGAGAGTGAAATGATTAACACAGCCGATTTCGATGCTTATAAGGCGAATACCGAAAATCCCGAATCAAAATTGCAGTATCGTAAGAAAATACGTAATGGCTATAAAGATTTGATTCACGAGAAAATTATGCCTTATGATGTGTAG